The stretch of DNA GCTGGGTAGATCCGTGCCCCTCGCGTCTTTCTCCTTCCTGGGGGAGCAGCCGGGAATTGAGGAACTCGGTCTCTTGCATTCCTGCAACGGCCTTGTCCTCTTCGGGCACAGAAGGGCTGGAGACACCTACGATTCACTGGGCTTCATCGTGTGCAATCCCGCCACCGAGCAATGGGTGGCCGTGCCCAACTCCGGCTGGAACCCTAATTTGTTTCACCCATGGGATGATTCTAGCTGCAGGTTCACCTATTTGATTTTCGATCCTGCTGTGTCCTCGCACTTTCAGTTGGTCCAGTTCTGGACGTACGCTGACAGATTCTTGGAAGGGGTGCACACCTACTCGTCTGAAACTGGGATATGGTCTGAGAGGACAAGTGAGTGGGGTTCAGATTGGGCCTTATCTTTCTTTGCAAGAAGCGCCTTCGTTCATGGCATGCTGCCATTATCCACAACTTTGTTGGTATAGGCCCAGTGCTAATACTTACAGTTGATGGGGAAGGGAAGAAGTGTAGGATCATCAGTGGGCCGTGGAAGCCTAATGATCGTGTTTTTGTTGGTCAATCCCAAGGACACCTGCATTACATGAGTGAATATAGAGATGACACTCGCCAGATGACTGAACTGTCCATTTGGGTTCTTCAGGACTACCATACAGAAGAATGAGTTCTGAAGCACAGTGTTCCCTTTTTGCAGCTGTTTGGAAGAACGAGTTGCCATGTTGAAGATGATGACTACAATGTGGTTGCCATTCACCCGGACCacaatatgatcttctttgTTCAGCACTGGGACCTGAAACTGAAATCATATGACATGGATAGCAAGGAAGTGCGCACTCTCCGCACTCTAGGGGTTGGCCGTCAGAATATTTTACCATATGTTCCCTATTTCTCGGAGTCATCGGTACTTGCTAGTAAGCACT from Panicum hallii strain FIL2 chromosome 3, PHallii_v3.1, whole genome shotgun sequence encodes:
- the LOC112886253 gene encoding F-box protein At5g07610-like, whose protein sequence is MDSPRRSAAAVALLPDDAIVEILSRVPARSLCRFKCVSRVWRDLLAEPLRRKKLPQTLEGFFYAYDGDDEVHCGNRDDGGGEGGRIVHGRFINTLGRSVPLASFSFLGEQPGIEELGLLHSCNGLVLFGHRRAGDTYDSLGFIVCNPATEQWVAVPNSGWNPNLFHPWDDSSCRFTYLIFDPAVSSHFQLVQFWTYADRFLEGVHTYSSETGIWSERTSEWGSDWALSFFARSAFVHGMLPLSTTLLV